In a single window of the Flavobacterium sp. W4I14 genome:
- a CDS encoding 2-phosphosulfolactate phosphatase (product_source=KO:K05979; cath_funfam=3.90.1560.10; cog=COG2045; ko=KO:K05979; pfam=PF04029; superfamily=142823; tigrfam=TIGR00298) — translation MLLYTLVLDTQRMSKKIEVCLTPALIDLYDIEQSIVVVIDILRATSSITYGIDNGAEAIIPVAQVEDCLNYRDSGFLLAAERNGEVVAGYDFGNSPFSYTHEKVNGKTVVLTTTNGTKALHLAQKRAYQVVIGSFLNLDSLCDYLKSQDKNVLLLCAGWKDQFNLEDTLFAGAVVNNLRQNFQHFDDSSVAAEDLYALAKADLRKYLHKSSHSHRLAELNIEEDVVFCLQLNLCKTIPVLEGERLVALKN, via the coding sequence TTGCTACTTTATACTCTAGTACTCGATACTCAACGTATGTCAAAAAAAATAGAAGTTTGTTTAACTCCGGCCTTGATCGATTTATACGATATAGAACAGAGTATCGTGGTGGTTATCGATATTTTAAGAGCTACATCATCTATTACCTACGGCATAGATAATGGTGCCGAAGCGATTATCCCTGTTGCTCAGGTAGAAGATTGTTTAAACTACCGCGATAGCGGATTTTTATTGGCAGCAGAACGGAATGGAGAAGTGGTGGCAGGATACGATTTCGGTAACTCACCATTCTCTTATACCCATGAAAAAGTGAACGGAAAAACGGTCGTTTTAACTACTACCAATGGAACTAAGGCCTTGCATTTGGCTCAGAAAAGGGCCTATCAGGTTGTAATTGGGTCTTTTCTGAACTTGGATTCCCTTTGTGATTATTTGAAAAGTCAGGATAAAAATGTGCTTTTGCTTTGCGCCGGATGGAAAGATCAGTTCAATTTAGAGGATACCCTTTTTGCTGGTGCTGTGGTAAATAATCTCCGTCAAAATTTCCAGCATTTTGATGATTCTAGCGTTGCTGCAGAAGATCTGTATGCCTTAGCTAAGGCAGATCTGAGGAAATACCTTCACAAATCATCACATAGCCATCGTTTGGCGGAATTGAATATAGAAGAAGATGTTGTTTTCTGTTTGCAGTTAAATCTTTGCAAAACAATTCCCGTATTGGAAGGGGAGCGTTTGGTGGCTTTAAAAAATTAA
- a CDS encoding aminomethyltransferase (product_source=KO:K00605; cath_funfam=3.30.1360.120; cog=COG0404; ko=KO:K00605; pfam=PF01571,PF08669; superfamily=101790,103025; tigrfam=TIGR00528), whose product MKNTALTEKHIALGAKMVPFAGYNMPVTYEGINAEHATVRNGVGVFDVSHMGEFILKGENALDLIQRVTSNDASKLYDGKVQYSCLPNKDGGIVDDLLVYKIDDKTYMLVVNASNIEKDWNWIQQFNSKDVEMHNISDQTSLLAIQGPKAADALQTLTDVDLASMEYYTFVKGTFAGVDNVVISATGYTGAGGFEIYFENQYADQIWDAIFKAGAPYNIQPIGLGARDTLRLEMGFCLYGNDIDDTTSPIEAGLGWITKFSKSFTNSEGLLAQKEAGIQKKLVGFEMIDRGIPRHDYEIADAEGNIIGKVTSGTQAPSLQKAIGMGYIAKDFTKEGTEVFILIRNTPIKAKVVKFPFYK is encoded by the coding sequence ATGAAAAACACCGCATTAACAGAAAAACACATCGCTTTAGGCGCTAAAATGGTTCCATTTGCAGGTTACAATATGCCTGTTACTTACGAGGGTATTAATGCAGAACATGCAACTGTTCGTAATGGCGTGGGTGTTTTTGACGTAAGCCACATGGGCGAATTTATTCTGAAAGGTGAAAACGCATTGGATCTTATTCAACGTGTAACCAGTAACGATGCGTCTAAATTATATGATGGAAAAGTTCAGTACTCTTGTTTGCCAAATAAAGATGGCGGTATTGTTGATGATCTTTTGGTTTACAAAATAGATGATAAAACTTATATGTTGGTGGTTAACGCATCAAACATTGAAAAAGATTGGAACTGGATTCAGCAATTCAATTCGAAAGATGTAGAAATGCACAATATTTCGGATCAAACCTCTCTTTTAGCCATTCAAGGCCCAAAAGCAGCAGATGCTTTACAAACATTAACTGATGTTGATCTGGCATCAATGGAGTATTACACTTTCGTTAAAGGTACCTTTGCTGGTGTAGATAACGTAGTCATTTCTGCAACAGGTTATACTGGCGCTGGTGGTTTTGAGATTTATTTCGAAAACCAATATGCCGATCAAATTTGGGATGCTATTTTTAAAGCAGGTGCACCATACAACATTCAGCCTATTGGCTTAGGTGCCCGTGATACTTTACGTTTAGAAATGGGTTTTTGTTTATACGGAAATGATATCGATGATACTACCTCGCCTATCGAGGCAGGTTTAGGTTGGATTACTAAGTTTTCTAAATCTTTTACCAATTCGGAGGGATTATTGGCGCAAAAAGAAGCTGGTATCCAAAAGAAATTGGTTGGTTTCGAAATGATCGATCGTGGTATTCCACGCCATGATTATGAAATTGCTGATGCCGAAGGAAATATTATCGGTAAAGTAACTTCTGGTACCCAGGCACCTTCTTTGCAAAAAGCGATAGGTATGGGCTACATTGCAAAAGATTTTACTAAAGAAGGAACTGAAGTTTTTATTTTAATCCGCAATACACCAATTAAAGCTAAAGTGGTTAAGTTTCCTTTTTATAAATAA
- a CDS encoding glycosyltransferase involved in cell wall biosynthesis (product_source=COG0438; cath_funfam=3.40.50.2000; cog=COG0438; ko=KO:K21001; pfam=PF13439,PF13692; superfamily=53756), producing MKILLITKRVPFPPNSGYPIVVYNTIKGLLQLGADITLFSLNPTKGRIDIEDIYDPIFEQIKYHTYDLDTDVNVWSAFFNIFTNESYNVSRYYNEDAARQLENLLRENVFDIIQFEGLFVVPYLDVVKANSNAKLIYRAHNIEFTLWERLSHSEKFLIRRKYLAFLAQRLKAYETDQINRFHHIFAISEPDRQSILMFGCEIPMSVFPVAIDLEKYKVDKSKTSFPTLFHLGAMDWRPNQEGLEWFLDDIWPDIEKLNKDLRFYIAGKNMQKHFFEYDSENLIVEGEVFDAVEFMNSKAIMIVPLISGTGMRVKIIEGMAMKKCIIATTTAAEGINCRHGHDILIADSADEFYRSILQCIINPKRWVEIGENARKTVENDHGVHLISSKMLKIYEELVTA from the coding sequence GTGAAAATTCTGTTGATTACTAAGCGGGTTCCCTTTCCGCCAAATAGTGGTTATCCTATAGTGGTTTATAATACCATAAAAGGTTTGCTGCAACTTGGTGCAGATATTACTTTGTTTAGCCTCAACCCAACAAAAGGACGGATCGATATCGAGGATATCTACGATCCCATTTTTGAACAGATTAAATACCATACCTACGATTTAGATACTGATGTAAATGTATGGTCGGCATTTTTTAATATTTTCACGAACGAATCATACAACGTTTCCCGTTATTATAACGAAGATGCTGCCCGACAGTTAGAAAATCTCTTACGAGAAAATGTGTTCGATATTATTCAGTTTGAGGGGCTTTTTGTTGTTCCTTATCTGGATGTGGTTAAGGCAAACAGTAATGCCAAGCTCATTTATCGGGCACACAATATCGAGTTTACCCTTTGGGAACGCCTTTCTCATTCAGAAAAGTTTCTCATTAGGCGTAAATATTTAGCTTTTTTAGCCCAGCGGCTCAAGGCGTACGAAACCGATCAGATTAACCGTTTCCACCATATTTTTGCCATTAGTGAACCCGATCGGCAGAGTATATTAATGTTTGGTTGCGAAATTCCAATGTCGGTTTTTCCCGTTGCCATCGATTTAGAAAAATATAAAGTAGATAAAAGTAAAACCAGTTTTCCTACACTTTTTCATTTGGGTGCGATGGATTGGCGACCAAATCAGGAAGGACTAGAATGGTTTTTAGATGATATCTGGCCCGATATTGAAAAACTAAATAAAGACCTTCGTTTTTATATTGCAGGGAAAAACATGCAGAAACATTTCTTCGAATACGATTCAGAAAATCTGATTGTAGAAGGAGAAGTTTTTGATGCCGTAGAATTTATGAACTCTAAGGCAATTATGATTGTTCCTCTAATTTCTGGCACCGGCATGCGGGTAAAGATTATTGAAGGTATGGCCATGAAAAAATGCATTATTGCTACAACTACTGCCGCAGAGGGAATTAATTGCAGGCATGGCCATGATATTTTAATTGCCGATTCTGCAGATGAATTTTACCGTTCAATTTTACAATGTATCATTAACCCTAAACGTTGGGTAGAAATAGGAGAGAACGCCCGTAAAACGGTTGAAAACGACCATGGTGTGCATTTAATCTCTAGTAAAATGCTGAAGATTTACGAAGAATTGGTGACTGCGTAG
- a CDS encoding ribonuclease HII (product_source=KO:K03470; cath_funfam=3.30.420.10; cog=COG0164; ko=KO:K03470; pfam=PF01351; superfamily=53098), whose amino-acid sequence MLLNCYQEELLEAGCDEAGRGCLAGPVFAAAVILPKGFVLEGLNDSKQLSHEQRASLRPIIEQEALAWAVASCDHEEIDRINILNASFLAMHRAIEKLHTQPQYLVIDGNRFKTYPQIPHSCIVKGDGKYLNIAAASILAKTHRDEYMTNLHIDFPHYNWQQNKGYPTIAHRKAVIEIGLSPFHRKTFNVSDPQLELFLKNA is encoded by the coding sequence ATGTTGTTAAACTGCTATCAGGAAGAATTATTAGAGGCTGGGTGTGATGAAGCTGGAAGAGGTTGCCTCGCTGGTCCTGTTTTTGCCGCGGCGGTAATATTGCCAAAAGGTTTTGTGTTAGAAGGATTAAATGACTCTAAGCAGTTATCGCATGAGCAAAGGGCCTCTCTGAGACCCATAATAGAACAGGAAGCTTTAGCCTGGGCCGTAGCTTCTTGTGATCATGAAGAGATAGACCGGATCAACATTTTAAATGCTTCTTTTTTGGCCATGCACAGGGCGATTGAAAAATTACATACCCAACCACAATACCTGGTAATTGATGGCAACCGTTTCAAAACCTATCCGCAAATTCCACACAGTTGCATCGTGAAGGGCGATGGTAAATATCTAAATATCGCCGCCGCTTCTATATTGGCGAAAACCCACCGCGATGAATATATGACCAATCTACACATCGATTTTCCGCATTACAATTGGCAGCAGAATAAAGGATACCCAACTATTGCACACCGTAAGGCTGTAATTGAAATCGGGTTATCGCCTTTTCACCGCAAAACTTTTAATGTGAGCGATCCCCAGTTAGAACTGTTTTTAAAAAACGCCTAA
- a CDS encoding TfoX/Sxy family transcriptional regulator of competence genes (product_source=COG3070; cath_funfam=3.30.1460.30; cog=COG3070; pfam=PF04993; superfamily=159894), translated as MKYNETLALRVAERLMHIQDVEEKEMFSGLIFMVNGKMCIGVSKNSMMVRLDPNTLENLSDKDGWQQMVMGGRPMKGYVSVSEDVLGRNDELDFWVNLALAFNPFAKASKKK; from the coding sequence ATGAAATACAACGAAACCCTAGCCCTTCGCGTTGCCGAACGTTTAATGCATATACAAGATGTAGAGGAAAAAGAGATGTTCAGCGGGCTTATTTTTATGGTGAATGGCAAAATGTGTATCGGTGTTTCTAAGAACAGCATGATGGTGAGGCTCGACCCCAATACTTTAGAAAATTTATCAGATAAAGATGGCTGGCAGCAGATGGTGATGGGCGGTAGACCAATGAAGGGCTACGTTTCAGTATCAGAAGATGTTTTAGGACGGAATGATGAACTGGATTTCTGGGTTAACCTTGCACTGGCCTTCAATCCTTTTGCCAAGGCATCTAAAAAGAAATAA
- a CDS encoding putative cupredoxin-like copper-binding protein (product_source=COG4454; cath_funfam=2.60.40.10; cleavage_site_network=SignalP-noTM; cog=COG4454; superfamily=49478) has protein sequence MKKLAAVAVLLSCISLTVFAQVKRTATLTSPIKETAPLQLKTAAPQGHYCDYCKLNYPESHFPCIMKSIKGKLDVTTGEVSFVAGQPISGIVVKGGKNPGGNSISLLTNENGEIEFNNASAGNYKFIISVPSTNPKSRVAGSPIGGIIVKGGKNPGGSLITLITNENGEIELNNLPVGTYKFTAMGASSTEKSNPLYKSSYSEKVNPLYKN, from the coding sequence ATGAAAAAACTTGCTGCAGTGGCAGTACTTCTGTCATGTATTTCACTTACCGTTTTTGCGCAGGTTAAAAGAACGGCTACACTAACAAGTCCAATTAAAGAAACTGCCCCCTTACAACTAAAAACTGCAGCTCCACAAGGGCATTATTGTGATTATTGCAAACTCAATTACCCCGAATCACATTTCCCTTGCATCATGAAATCTATCAAAGGTAAACTAGACGTGACCACGGGAGAGGTAAGTTTTGTTGCCGGACAACCTATCAGTGGTATTGTGGTTAAAGGAGGTAAAAATCCGGGAGGCAACTCAATTAGCCTGCTCACCAATGAAAATGGGGAAATAGAATTTAACAATGCAAGTGCCGGAAACTATAAGTTTATCATTTCTGTGCCTTCAACCAATCCGAAATCGAGGGTAGCGGGTTCACCGATTGGCGGTATAATAGTTAAAGGCGGTAAAAATCCTGGTGGCAGTTTAATCACTTTAATTACAAACGAAAACGGAGAAATCGAACTCAACAACCTTCCTGTAGGCACCTATAAATTCACAGCAATGGGCGCTTCTTCAACTGAGAAAAGTAATCCGTTATACAAATCGAGTTATTCGGAAAAGGTAAATCCACTATATAAAAACTAA
- a CDS encoding hypothetical protein (product_source=Hypo-rule applied; cleavage_site_network=SignalP-noTM; pfam=PF14059; superfamily=56935) encodes MKRLNLILSLAFLLIGVQLLAQTNKETTVKIVADKNYTFVANTAMPMSNNDINKVLAMMPGSQGGGSINLTGSQYDVKVTKDSIVAYLPYYGRSFSAPMDPTQGGIKFTSKDFTYTESKNKKGSYTIQINTKDVKRENYRFTINISTNGYASLTASSMNKQPIIFNGYLDEPKKQD; translated from the coding sequence ATGAAACGTTTAAATTTAATATTGAGCCTTGCCTTTCTTTTGATTGGGGTTCAATTATTAGCCCAAACCAATAAGGAAACTACAGTAAAAATTGTAGCAGATAAAAATTATACTTTTGTTGCCAATACCGCCATGCCGATGTCGAACAACGACATTAATAAAGTATTAGCAATGATGCCAGGCAGTCAGGGCGGTGGTTCTATAAACCTGACGGGTTCGCAATACGATGTTAAGGTCACCAAAGATAGCATTGTTGCTTACCTACCTTATTATGGAAGATCTTTTTCTGCTCCGATGGATCCTACTCAAGGTGGCATTAAATTTACCTCTAAAGATTTCACCTACACAGAATCGAAGAATAAAAAAGGATCTTACACCATCCAGATTAATACAAAGGATGTAAAAAGAGAAAACTATCGGTTTACCATTAATATCTCTACCAATGGTTATGCTTCATTAACGGCAAGCAGCATGAACAAACAACCCATTATTTTTAACGGTTATTTAGACGAGCCGAAGAAACAGGATTAA
- a CDS encoding glutamine cyclotransferase (product_source=COG3823; cog=COG3823; ko=KO:K22757; pfam=PF05096; smart=SM00564; superfamily=50969), producing MRFGLKINPIKSFIFTGIVLAFVSSCKDESTTYRSFISPMTGLNVPSGNEFDVKVQFGTEQKVDSVVYLIDTVKMVSKADTSAIKLKTEGLKLGNHLITAKIFGAGKSEDLTSNINVLAAQAPTEYTYKVIKTLPHDTSSYVEGLEYHDGFFYESAGDYGHSSLRKVDPATGKILQKADLDKQYFGEGITVIGNKIIQLTYREKVGFVYDKATFKKLSEFSYTTGREGWGLAFDGEKVLNTDGSNTIFFLNKDTYQKTGSIDVFDNKGAIQNLNELEIIDGKIYANVYTTNEILIINPETGAVESKIDLSGLLSADYFKTEDEKANNVLNGIAYDKATKRLFVAGKKWPHIFQIELIKK from the coding sequence ATGCGTTTTGGCCTGAAGATTAACCCCATTAAAAGTTTCATATTTACCGGAATCGTGCTTGCTTTTGTAAGTTCGTGTAAAGACGAGTCTACCACCTACCGTAGTTTTATTTCACCGATGACTGGCCTTAATGTGCCGTCAGGAAATGAGTTTGATGTTAAAGTACAATTTGGCACTGAACAAAAAGTAGACTCCGTAGTTTACTTGATCGATACCGTTAAAATGGTTTCAAAAGCCGATACTTCGGCCATTAAACTTAAAACTGAAGGTTTGAAATTGGGTAACCACCTGATAACAGCCAAAATATTTGGCGCTGGAAAATCTGAAGATTTAACCTCTAATATTAATGTGTTAGCAGCTCAGGCGCCAACGGAATATACCTATAAAGTGATTAAAACCTTGCCTCATGATACCTCTTCGTATGTAGAGGGTTTGGAATATCATGACGGCTTTTTCTACGAAAGTGCCGGCGATTATGGTCATTCGAGTCTACGTAAAGTAGATCCTGCTACAGGGAAAATACTTCAGAAAGCAGATTTGGATAAACAATATTTTGGAGAAGGCATAACCGTAATCGGGAACAAAATTATTCAGCTAACTTATCGCGAAAAAGTTGGTTTTGTATATGATAAAGCTACCTTCAAAAAACTATCTGAATTTTCGTACACTACTGGCAGAGAAGGATGGGGCCTGGCCTTTGATGGCGAGAAAGTATTGAATACCGATGGTTCTAACACGATCTTTTTCTTAAATAAAGATACTTATCAAAAAACGGGTTCAATTGATGTTTTCGACAATAAAGGCGCAATCCAAAACCTGAATGAACTTGAAATTATTGATGGTAAAATTTATGCAAACGTGTATACTACGAATGAAATCCTGATTATCAATCCAGAAACGGGGGCCGTTGAAAGCAAGATCGATTTATCCGGACTATTGTCGGCTGATTATTTTAAAACCGAAGATGAAAAGGCTAATAACGTACTAAACGGCATTGCTTATGATAAAGCAACTAAAAGACTTTTCGTCGCTGGTAAAAAGTGGCCGCATATTTTTCAGATCGAACTGATTAAGAAATAA
- a CDS encoding putative endonuclease (product_source=KO:K07460; cog=COG0792; ko=KO:K07460; pfam=PF02021; superfamily=52980; tigrfam=TIGR00252): MAVHNDLGKAGESIAKRYLEDRGYEILDENWTHGKAEVDLIVYKNGIMIFVEVKSRSSVAFGEPEEFVQKAKQIQMELAANAYIELMNHQNDIRFDIIAITFTKNKNYNLNHIEDAFWPED; the protein is encoded by the coding sequence ATGGCCGTTCACAACGATCTAGGTAAAGCAGGAGAAAGTATTGCCAAACGGTATCTGGAAGATAGGGGTTATGAGATTTTAGATGAGAACTGGACACACGGTAAAGCAGAGGTAGATCTAATCGTTTATAAGAACGGGATCATGATTTTTGTAGAAGTTAAATCCCGGAGTTCAGTTGCTTTTGGCGAACCGGAAGAATTTGTACAAAAAGCCAAGCAAATACAGATGGAATTGGCAGCTAATGCCTATATTGAATTAATGAACCATCAAAACGATATCCGTTTTGATATTATTGCAATTACATTTACAAAAAATAAAAATTATAATTTAAACCATATTGAAGATGCGTTTTGGCCTGAAGATTAA
- a CDS encoding DNA primase (product_source=KO:K02316; cath_funfam=3.40.1360.10; cog=COG0358; ko=KO:K02316; pfam=PF08275,PF10410,PF13155; superfamily=56731), producing the protein MFPIHNFTGRIIGFGGRTLKTDKNVPKYVNSPESEIYHKSNVLYGLFHAKKAIRDLDNCYLAEGYADVLSVHQAGIENVVASSGTSLTVEQIKLIGRFTQNITILFDGDAAGIKASLRGLDMILEEGLNVKIVSFPDGHDPDSYMHHVGAGAFKTYLEQNRKDFILYKANVLLKDAGNDPIKRAGIIRDIVESIAKIPDPIKASVFIRECSSLLEIDEHILLSELNKMRSAKLKKSFDNNQRANPSSSPKPYSSGAPEPLGPPDDLWDDSAGPMGHEAPVEENEHQEKEIVRLLLAFGHEFVNWDKIDDMYIGSFIMQNLSDVEFDDPLCKRIIDYYKSEIDNGRLPTSNHFVKHEDRDIADLAITLSTSEYALSENWLNKHLIYVKDETMNLKATILGGIFHLKKRKVEKILTNLLKEIKEEKNEDNQMILMQRYGVIKGVEREISKFLGSVIVK; encoded by the coding sequence ATGTTTCCGATCCACAATTTTACAGGACGAATTATTGGTTTTGGAGGTAGGACTTTAAAAACCGATAAAAATGTCCCTAAGTATGTAAACTCTCCGGAAAGTGAGATTTACCACAAGTCGAATGTACTTTATGGTTTGTTCCATGCCAAAAAAGCTATCCGCGATTTAGATAACTGTTACTTAGCCGAAGGCTACGCCGATGTGCTTTCTGTACATCAGGCCGGAATAGAAAACGTAGTGGCCTCTTCGGGTACTTCGTTAACCGTAGAGCAGATTAAACTGATCGGGCGTTTTACCCAGAACATTACCATTTTATTTGATGGTGATGCTGCGGGTATTAAAGCCTCCCTCCGTGGTTTGGATATGATTTTGGAAGAAGGACTGAACGTGAAAATTGTATCCTTTCCCGACGGTCATGATCCTGATTCTTATATGCACCATGTTGGTGCGGGCGCATTTAAAACCTATCTCGAGCAAAACAGAAAAGACTTTATTTTATACAAAGCGAATGTGCTCCTTAAAGATGCAGGCAACGATCCGATCAAACGGGCAGGCATTATCCGCGATATTGTAGAAAGTATTGCCAAAATTCCTGATCCAATTAAAGCTTCTGTTTTTATCCGTGAGTGTAGCAGTTTACTTGAAATTGATGAGCACATTTTACTGAGCGAATTAAATAAAATGCGCTCGGCAAAGCTCAAAAAAAGCTTTGATAACAACCAGAGGGCAAATCCGTCATCAAGTCCAAAACCATATTCTTCAGGTGCACCAGAGCCACTTGGCCCACCTGATGATTTATGGGATGACAGCGCGGGCCCAATGGGTCATGAAGCACCCGTAGAAGAAAATGAGCATCAGGAAAAGGAAATTGTACGTTTATTGTTGGCTTTCGGACACGAATTTGTAAACTGGGATAAAATTGATGATATGTACATCGGTTCATTCATCATGCAGAATCTGAGCGATGTAGAATTTGATGATCCACTTTGCAAAAGAATTATCGATTATTATAAATCAGAAATCGACAACGGCCGATTACCCACGTCGAACCACTTTGTTAAACATGAGGATAGAGATATTGCCGATCTGGCCATTACACTTTCCACCTCAGAATATGCTTTAAGTGAGAACTGGTTAAATAAACATCTTATCTATGTTAAAGATGAAACGATGAATTTAAAAGCGACTATTTTAGGTGGCATTTTTCATCTTAAAAAGCGTAAAGTCGAAAAAATATTGACGAACCTGTTGAAGGAAATTAAAGAGGAAAAGAACGAGGATAACCAAATGATTTTAATGCAGCGTTATGGAGTGATTAAAGGCGTTGAGCGAGAGATTTCTAAGTTCCTGGGTTCTGTTATTGTTAAGTAA
- a CDS encoding DNA primase catalytic core (product_source=TIGR01391; cath_funfam=3.90.580.10,3.90.980.10; cog=COG0358; pfam=PF01807,PF08275; smart=SM00400; superfamily=57783; tigrfam=TIGR01391) gives MINRETIDKIMDTARIEEVVGDFVHLKKRGTSLIGNCPFHGEKTPSFHVSVTKGIYKCFGCGKGGDSVRFIMDHEKYSYPEALKFLANKYNIEVEEAELSPQDAEAQSAKESLYVVSQYAAAFFVKQLWETDEGKGIGLSYFKERGFREDILKKFEVGYSPDVWDAMTQSAINAGHKLEFLEATGLSIKNDNGKIYDRFAR, from the coding sequence ATGATAAACCGCGAAACGATAGATAAGATAATGGATACCGCTCGTATTGAGGAGGTAGTTGGGGATTTTGTGCACTTAAAAAAACGCGGAACCAGTTTAATTGGTAATTGCCCTTTCCATGGCGAAAAAACACCTTCCTTTCACGTATCTGTAACTAAAGGCATTTACAAATGTTTTGGTTGCGGTAAAGGGGGTGATTCGGTGCGCTTTATTATGGATCATGAAAAATATTCATATCCGGAGGCACTTAAATTTTTAGCCAATAAATACAATATAGAAGTTGAGGAAGCTGAACTAAGCCCTCAGGATGCCGAAGCACAAAGTGCCAAAGAAAGCCTTTACGTAGTTTCGCAGTACGCTGCTGCATTTTTTGTAAAACAGCTTTGGGAAACAGATGAAGGCAAAGGAATAGGCCTGAGCTATTTTAAAGAACGTGGTTTTAGGGAAGACATTTTAAAGAAATTCGAAGTGGGTTATTCTCCCGATGTATGGGATGCGATGACGCAAAGCGCAATCAACGCAGGCCATAAATTAGAGTTTTTAGAAGCCACCGGATTATCGATCAAAAACGACAACGGCAAAATTTACGATCGCTTTGCGCGGTAG
- a CDS encoding lysophospholipase L1-like esterase (product_source=COG2755; cath_funfam=3.40.50.1110; cog=COG2755; ko=KO:K23978; pfam=PF13472; superfamily=52266) translates to MKTLLKTSILLSFCLIALTSMTFKPKRIIFFGDSITQQGVSKNGYVTLIKKSLDSTKYDIIGAGIGGNKVYDLYLRLEDDVLNKKPDLVVIYVGINDVWHKQSSHTGTDYDKYLKFYQALINKIQGVGSKVVLVTPSVVGEKKDGTNELDADLNKYAEGIRTLAAKNNLPVCDLRKIFAEYEEKNNPEDKEKGILTVDRVHLNETGNKLVADQLLPLVK, encoded by the coding sequence ATGAAAACACTGTTAAAAACAAGTATTTTACTAAGCTTTTGCTTAATTGCATTAACATCAATGACATTTAAACCAAAACGGATTATCTTCTTTGGCGACTCGATTACCCAGCAGGGTGTTTCTAAAAACGGATATGTAACCCTGATTAAAAAATCGCTCGATTCTACTAAATACGATATAATTGGTGCCGGAATTGGCGGCAACAAGGTTTACGATTTATACCTGCGTTTAGAAGATGATGTGCTGAACAAGAAACCTGATTTAGTGGTGATTTATGTCGGCATTAATGATGTTTGGCATAAACAATCTTCTCATACCGGAACGGATTATGACAAATATTTAAAGTTTTATCAGGCGCTGATCAATAAAATTCAGGGTGTAGGTAGCAAAGTGGTATTGGTTACTCCATCAGTTGTTGGTGAGAAAAAAGATGGTACGAATGAGCTAGATGCCGATTTGAATAAATATGCTGAAGGGATCAGAACATTGGCTGCAAAAAATAATCTTCCTGTATGCGATTTAAGGAAAATTTTTGCCGAATACGAGGAGAAAAATAATCCAGAGGATAAAGAAAAAGGCATTTTAACCGTTGATAGAGTGCACTTAAATGAAACAGGTAATAAATTGGTTGCCGATCAGTTATTGCCTTTGGTTAAGTAA